The genomic region TGGATCCGGACAAGGTCGAGAACGTGATGCGGCTCAACGAGCGGGAGGCGATCGAGGACCGGACGCTGCTGATCAAGTGCGGCCTGGTGCTGCTCGGCGTGTTCGCCGGCTTCATCGGCCACTCGGTGTTGCACGTCGAGCCGTCGGTGGTCGCGCTGCTCGGCGCCGGCGTGCTGGTGCTGATCTCCGGCGTGGCGACCAAGGACTACATGAGCAGCGTGGAGTGGCAGACGCTGCTGTTCTTCGCCGGGCTGTTCATCATGGTCGGCGCGCTGGTGAAGACCGGCGTCATCGGCGACCTCGCGCAGCAGGTGCAGGCGCTCACCGAGGGCCGGGCGCTGCTCGCCGTGATGCTGATCCTGGGGGTCTCGGCCGTGCTGTCCGGCATCGTCGACAACATCCCGTACGTCGCGACGATGAGCCCGGTGGTGCTGGAACTGACCAAGGGCATCCCCGACCCGGTGCAGGCCGAGGCGCTGTGGTGGGCGCTGGCGATCGGCGCCGACTTCGGAGGCAACGCGACCGCCGTCGGTGCGAGCGCCAACGTCGTCGTGATCGGCCTGGCTCTGCGTGCCGGCCACCCGATCAGCTTCTGGGAGTTCACCCGCAAGGGGGTGGTGATGACCGCGATCACCATCCTGATCGCCGCTCCCTACCTGTGGTTGCGCTACTTCGTCCTGGCCTGATCCCGGCGACGTGGGGCGCGTCGGCTTGCGCGCCGTTGAACACTCGTTTAACGTCTTGAACATGCGTTCAACCGAGCCGTCCCGCGGCTCGGCCGAGGCTGCCTCGGTCGAGCGGATCCGTGACGCCGCGATCGTGCGTTTCGGTCGGGACGGGTTCTCGGCCGGGCTGCGGGTGATCGCGGCAGACGCGGGAGTGACCGCGGGGCTGGTCGTGCACCACTTCGGCTCCAAGGGCGGCCTGCGCCAAGCGTGCGACGAGCATGTGCTGAGCGTCATCCGGGCGGAGAAGCTCAAGGCGGCCACCACGGGCAGCGCGGCCGGGATGATCGCCCAATTGGCGGAGGTCGAGCAGTTCGCGCCGATGGCGCTGTACGCGGTGCGCAGTCTGCAGACCGGCGGCCGGCTCGCCACCGAGTTCGTCGAGCAGATGGTCCGCGACGCCGAGCAGTACCTCGCCGCGGGCGTCGAGGCCGGCGTGATCAAGCCGAGCCGGGACCCGGCCGCCCGGGCCCGGTACCTGGCCTACCAGAGCCTGGGCAGCCTGTTGCTCTGGGCAACCATCAGGTCGGACGCGCTGACCGGCGACTTCGCCGCGGCCCTGCGCGAGCTGTCGGACGAGGTCACCCCGCCCGCGCTGGAGCTGTTCACCCAAGGGTTGTTCGTCGACCGCTCGATGCTGGACGACTACCTGATGTACGTGCCCGATCCGCCGGTCGGTCCCGCCGCACCGTAGCGCCACGGCGATCCCTCGCCCCCTCCGCACGACATCACGCCGGGGAGATCTCTCCCCGGATTCACCCAGAAGAGGTTCAGCGATGACTGCCGCCCTGGAGATCCGGCAACTGCACAAGTCCTTCGGTCAGGTGAAGGCCCTCGACGGCCTCGACCTGGTTGTTCAGCCCGGCCAAGTGGCCGGGTTCCTCGGCCCGAACGGCGCCGGCAAGTCCACCACCATCCGTATCCTGCTCGGCCTGCTTCGCGCCGACGCGGGCACCGTCGAGGTGCTCGGTCTGCACCCCTGGAACGACGCGGTCGAGCTGCACCGGCGGCTCGCCTACGTCCCCGGCGACGTCAGCCTGTGGCCGAGCCTCACCGGCGGCGAGGCCATCGACCTGCTCTGCCGGCTGCGCGGCGGCGCCGATCCAGCCCGCAAGGAGGCGCTGCTCGAGCGGTTCGAGCTCGATCCGACGAAGAAGGGCCGCACGTACAGCAAGGGGAACCGGCAGAAGGTCGCGCTGGTCGCCGCGCTGGCTGCCGATGTCGAACTGCTGGTGCTCGACGAGCCGACGTCCGGCCTGGACCCGTTGATGGAGACCGTCTTTCAGGACTGCATCGCCGAGGTGAAGGCGGCCGGCCGGTCCGTCCTGCTGTCGAGCCACATCCTGGCCGAGGTGGAGAAGCTCTGTGACACCGTGACGATCATCCGGGCCGGCCAGGCGGTGCAGTCCGGCACCCTGGCCGAGCTCCGGCACCTGACGCGGACCAGCTTCACCGCGACCGTCGCCGGTGGCGCTGAGGTGCTGGCCGCCCTGCCGGGGATCCACGACCTGCGGCAGGGCAACGGCGAGCTGCGCTTCGACGTCGACCACGAGCACCTGGCGGCCGCCGTCCAGGCGCTGGGAACGCTCGGTGTACGCAGCCTGACCAGCGCTCCGCCGTCGCTGGAGCAGCTGTTCCTGCGCCAGTACGGTGAGCGCCTGGTGCCCGAGGAGGTCGGCTCGTGACCGGCCCCCGCGACAGTCTCACCGGTACCGGCCACCTGATCCGGCTCGCGCTGCGCCGCGACCGGGTGAAGCTGCCGATCTGGGTGCTGGCCATCGGCCTGGGCATGCAGTACGCCGTCAGCGCGCTCGGCACCGTCTACTCGACCCCGCAGGAACGTCAGGTCCGGGCCGAACTGATGGAGTCACCGGCCGCCACGATGATGTCGGGCCCGGGGTACGGGCTGAACGACTACACGCTCGGCGCGATGATCAGCAACGAGATGGTGCTCTGGCTGGCGATCCCGGCCGCGATGATGAGCATCTTCCTGGTGATCCGGCACACCCGCTCGGAGGAGGAGACCGGGCGTGCGGAGCTCGTTCGCTCGGCCGTGGTCGGGCGGCACGCTGCGCCGGTCGCCGCCCTGGTGCTCGCTGTGGCGGCCAACGCCGGTATCGCACTGCTCACCGCGTTGGCCTTGATCGGTGGAGATCTGGCGGCTGCCGACGCGTTCGCGGTCGGTCTCGGCCTCGGACTGACCGGTCTGGTCTTCGCCGGGGTCGCGACGGTGACCGCCCAGCTGACCGAGCACGCCAGGTCCGCGTCCAGCATGGCGATGGCGGTGCTCGGTGCGGCGTTCCTCGTGCGGGCGATCGGGGACGCGGCCGGTCCGGGCGGCAGCCTGCTGTCCTGGTTCTCGCCGCTGGCGTGGGTCCAGCAGCAACGGCCGTTCGTCGATCTGCGCTGGTGGCCGTTGCTGCTCCCGCTCGTGCTGGTCGCGGCTATGACAGCGCTGGCGTATGCGCTCTCGGCGCGCCGGGACGTCGGTGCGGGGCTGCTGCGAGCCAGGCTCGGCCGGCCGACGGCGCCGCGGTCGTTGTCGAGTCCGTTCGGCCTCGCCGTTCGCCAGCAGCGCACATCGGTGATCGGCTGGGCGATCGGCCTGTTGGTGTTCGCGGTGCCCACCGGCTCGCTGAGCGACTCGGTCACCGAGGCGGCGCTGGAGAACCCGGACATGGCCGAGGTCTTCACCGCCAACGGGCAGGAGCCCACCGACGGCTTCTACGCGACGATGGCGATGTTCTTCGCCTTGCTCATCGCTGCCTTCGCGGTCACCTCGGTCCTGCGGCTGCGGTCCGAGGAGCGCACCGGTCATGCCGAGGCGGCGCTGGCCACGGCGGTCAGCCGGCGTCAGTGGGTCTCGGCCTGGCTGGGCGTCACCGTGCTCTCCTCGGTGGTCCTGCTCGTGGTCAGCGGACTCGGAGTGGGATTGGGAGCGCTGAGCGGAGACGCCCCGACCGGCGTTGTCGGCGAGGTACTCCTGGCAACCTTGGCCTTCTTCCCGCCGGTGCTGGTGGTCGTGGGCCTGGCCGCCGCCCTGTTCGGGCTGCGCGCCGGGCTGGCGATGTGGGCGTGGGCGCTGGTCGGCTACGCCTTCTTGTTCGGCATGTTCGGTGCCCTGCTCGACCTGCCGGCGGTCTTCACCGAGCTGTCGCCGTTCAGCCACCTCACCGTGATGCCGCTGGACCGGATCGGCGCCTTGCCGCTCGTCACCCTGTCCGCCGTCGCCGCCGTCCTGGTCCTGGCCGGTGGCCTGCTCTTCCGCCGGCGCGACCTCGACCTGCGCTGACCCACGCCGTACGGCAGCTGCCCAGGGTCAGCTCAGGACTGCCAGATCGTGGGGTCCGGGCCCTTGGGCACGATGCCGGTCGGGTTGATGGTGTCGTGGGTGACGTAGTAGTGACGCTTGATCTGGTCGAAGTCGACCGTCTCGCCGAAGCCGGGGGACTGGTAGAGCCGGCGCGCGTACGCCCACAGGTTCGGGAACTCGGTCAGCTTCTGCCGGTTCGTCTTGAAGTGCCCGTGGTAGACGGCGTCGAAGCGGACCAGCGTCGTGAACAGCCGGATGTCGACCTCGCTCAGGCTGTCGCCCAGCAGGTAGTCACGGTCCGCCAG from Kribbella flavida DSM 17836 harbors:
- a CDS encoding ArsB/NhaD family transporter → MTIIAVVVFVVAYVLIATEWTHKLLAALGGAAVLLALGVTDSEHAFYSHETGVDWDVIFLLLGMMVIVGILRRTGVFEYIAIWAAKRAKGSPLRVMLLLTMITAVASAFLDNVTTVLLIAPVTLLVCDRLGINPVPFLIAEVMASNIGGAATLIGDPPNIIIASRSGLTFNDFLVHMAPLVLIVLVVFCLVVPWLFRGSFEVDPDKVENVMRLNEREAIEDRTLLIKCGLVLLGVFAGFIGHSVLHVEPSVVALLGAGVLVLISGVATKDYMSSVEWQTLLFFAGLFIMVGALVKTGVIGDLAQQVQALTEGRALLAVMLILGVSAVLSGIVDNIPYVATMSPVVLELTKGIPDPVQAEALWWALAIGADFGGNATAVGASANVVVIGLALRAGHPISFWEFTRKGVVMTAITILIAAPYLWLRYFVLA
- a CDS encoding TetR/AcrR family transcriptional regulator; translated protein: MRSTEPSRGSAEAASVERIRDAAIVRFGRDGFSAGLRVIAADAGVTAGLVVHHFGSKGGLRQACDEHVLSVIRAEKLKAATTGSAAGMIAQLAEVEQFAPMALYAVRSLQTGGRLATEFVEQMVRDAEQYLAAGVEAGVIKPSRDPAARARYLAYQSLGSLLLWATIRSDALTGDFAAALRELSDEVTPPALELFTQGLFVDRSMLDDYLMYVPDPPVGPAAP
- a CDS encoding ABC transporter ATP-binding protein, which gives rise to MTAALEIRQLHKSFGQVKALDGLDLVVQPGQVAGFLGPNGAGKSTTIRILLGLLRADAGTVEVLGLHPWNDAVELHRRLAYVPGDVSLWPSLTGGEAIDLLCRLRGGADPARKEALLERFELDPTKKGRTYSKGNRQKVALVAALAADVELLVLDEPTSGLDPLMETVFQDCIAEVKAAGRSVLLSSHILAEVEKLCDTVTIIRAGQAVQSGTLAELRHLTRTSFTATVAGGAEVLAALPGIHDLRQGNGELRFDVDHEHLAAAVQALGTLGVRSLTSAPPSLEQLFLRQYGERLVPEEVGS
- a CDS encoding ABC transporter permease: MTGPRDSLTGTGHLIRLALRRDRVKLPIWVLAIGLGMQYAVSALGTVYSTPQERQVRAELMESPAATMMSGPGYGLNDYTLGAMISNEMVLWLAIPAAMMSIFLVIRHTRSEEETGRAELVRSAVVGRHAAPVAALVLAVAANAGIALLTALALIGGDLAAADAFAVGLGLGLTGLVFAGVATVTAQLTEHARSASSMAMAVLGAAFLVRAIGDAAGPGGSLLSWFSPLAWVQQQRPFVDLRWWPLLLPLVLVAAMTALAYALSARRDVGAGLLRARLGRPTAPRSLSSPFGLAVRQQRTSVIGWAIGLLVFAVPTGSLSDSVTEAALENPDMAEVFTANGQEPTDGFYATMAMFFALLIAAFAVTSVLRLRSEERTGHAEAALATAVSRRQWVSAWLGVTVLSSVVLLVVSGLGVGLGALSGDAPTGVVGEVLLATLAFFPPVLVVVGLAAALFGLRAGLAMWAWALVGYAFLFGMFGALLDLPAVFTELSPFSHLTVMPLDRIGALPLVTLSAVAAVLVLAGGLLFRRRDLDLR